In one window of Myotis daubentonii chromosome 13, mMyoDau2.1, whole genome shotgun sequence DNA:
- the ADO gene encoding 2-aminoethanethiol dioxygenase, which translates to MPRDNMASLIQRIARQACLTFRGRGGGRSASDRGAVPGPEAPAPPGFPENLSQLKSLLTQVRAEDLNIAPRKATLQPLPPNLPPVTYMHIYETDGFSLGVFLLKSGTSIPLHDHPGMHGMLKVLYGTVRISCMDKLEAGGQRPRAPPPEQQFEPPLQPREREAVRPGVLRSRAEYTEASGPCILTPHRDNLHQIDAVDGPAAFLDILAPPYDPDDGRDCHYYRVLEPVRAKEASGSTCDLPREVWLLETPQADDFWCEGEPYPGPKVVP; encoded by the coding sequence ATGCCCCGAGACAACATGGCCTCCCTGATCCAGCGGATCGCCCGCCAGGCGTGCCTCACCTTCCGAGGCCGCGGGGGCGGCCGCAGCGCTTCCGACCGCGGCGCGGTGCCAGGCCCCGAGGCGCCGGCGCCGCCGGGCTTCCCGGAGAACCTGAGCCAGCTGAAGAGCCTGCTGACCCAGGTCCGCGCAGAGGACCTGAATATCGCGCCGCGCAAGGCCACGCTGCAGCCGCTGCCACCCAACCTGCCACCCGTTACCTACATGCACATCTACGAGACGGACGGCTTCAGCCTCGGCGTGTTCCTGCTCAAGAGCGGCACGTCCATCCCGCTGCACGACCACCCGGGCATGCACGGCATGCTCAAGGTGCTCTACGGCACCGTGCGCATCAGCTGCATGGACAAGCTGGAGGCGGGCGGGCAGCGACCGCGGGCCCCGCCGCCGGAGCAGCAGTTCGAGCCGCCGCTGCAGCCCCGCGAGCGGGAGGCCGTCCGGCCGGGCGTGCTGCGCTCGCGGGCCGAGTACACCGAGGCCAGCGGCCCCTGCATCCTCACGCCGCACCGGGACAACCTGCACCAGATCGATGCTGTGGACGGGCCCGCTGCCTTCCTGGACATTCTGGCCCCGCCCTACGACCCCGACGACGGCCGGGACTGCCACTATTACCGGGTGCTGGAACCCGTCCGGGCCAAGGAGGCCTCCGGATCGACCTGCGACCTGCCCCGAGAGGTGTGGCTCCTGGAGACCCCGCAGGCCGATGACTTCTGGTGCGAGGGGGAGCCCTATCCAGGTCCCAAGGTCGTCCCTTGA